GCGTAAGCCGAGGCAGGTCCATCTGGACTGGGATTCAGCAGCTTCCATTTCTGGGCCTGACCGGTGCTCAGCAGGGAAAACAACAGGACAGTGGCAATGGCAGGGATCTGTTTCATTTTGGCCTCAATTCTTTTTGATCATACTGGTCTGGTTCAGGGACTTCCAAGGGGAAACCATCACTGCAAGCCAGAAGAAAACAGGCACCCCATCTTGCAAAGGGTGCCTGGGATGCCAGAGGGGTCAGTTGCTGGCCAGTTCAGGAAGCACTTTGCCCGGATTCATCAGGTTTTTGGGGTCCAGGGTGTGTTTGACAGCCCAGTAGGCTTCCAGGGTGGCCCTGGGTGTGGCTTCCAGCATGAAGGGCTTTTTGGCCAATCCAATGCCGTGTTCTCCAGAGAGCACTCCACCATATTTGATGGCCACCCGTGCGATTTCGTGGGCCAGGTGGTCCACCTCATCCCAGGAATCGGTTTGTTTGCTGTAGAGGATGTTGGGATGCAGGTTGCCGTCTCCGGCATGCCCAAAGATGGCCAGAGGAAAAGGAGAAGCGTCTCCCAGGGCGCGGATTTCTCGCATCACCACGGGCAGTTTGCTGCGCGGCACCACGATGTCCTCGTTCATGCGCTGGGGACGGATGCGGCCCAGGCTGGGGGAGATGCTTTTGCGGGCTTTCCAGAGGGCTTCGGCTTCTCTGTCGTTCTGGGCAATCTGGCTGGAGGTGGCTCCGGCATCATCAAAGGCCTGTTTGACCGCCTGGATTTCTGCGCTGACAACAGCCAGGTCGTTTCCGTCGGTGTCGCAGACCAGCACGGCTTCGGCTTCGCGGGGGAGGCCCAGATGGAAGGCGTCTTCCACGGCGTTGATGCTGGCTTTGTCCATCAGTTCCAGTTTGGCTGGAGTGAGGCCACGGGCGGTGATCAGGGCCACTGCTTTTCCAGCGTCTTC
This portion of the Deinococcus roseus genome encodes:
- a CDS encoding FAD-binding oxidoreductase; translation: MKAKAKVRELTGYLRELQVAVGEKLRVELPDRLLFRYDALLQGEVPLAVVMAETTEDVVRTLKICDHHNLPVIPRGGASGLSGGVVPIKPSVVISTTRMKNVQIDQENMIATVQPGVINQELQDALKPLGLYYPPDPQSGRQATIGGNIGENAGGPMCLKKGVTGDYVLELEFVTMQGDVYRMDRSGVDLPGLLIGSEGTLAFVTEAKLKLAVLPRYTQTARAIFNTLEDAGKAVALITARGLTPAKLELMDKASINAVEDAFHLGLPREAEAVLVCDTDGNDLAVVSAEIQAVKQAFDDAGATSSQIAQNDREAEALWKARKSISPSLGRIRPQRMNEDIVVPRSKLPVVMREIRALGDASPFPLAIFGHAGDGNLHPNILYSKQTDSWDEVDHLAHEIARVAIKYGGVLSGEHGIGLAKKPFMLEATPRATLEAYWAVKHTLDPKNLMNPGKVLPELASN